A genomic region of Fusobacterium sp. DD2 contains the following coding sequences:
- the hslV gene encoding ATP-dependent protease subunit HslV, translated as MIKATTIIAIKKDGKVAMAGDGQVTFGDVVFKNNAKKIRKIEKYKVMAGFAGAAADAFALMDKFEAKLVEFEGNLKKSAVELAKEWRTDKALRVLDAMLIVADKDTILILSGNGDVIEPDGNIAAIGSGGNYAYAAAKALLNHVDTMTAEEIAKEAMSIAGDICIYTNKNIICDVI; from the coding sequence ATGATTAAAGCAACTACAATAATAGCTATAAAAAAAGATGGTAAAGTTGCAATGGCAGGAGATGGACAAGTTACCTTTGGTGACGTTGTATTTAAAAATAATGCCAAGAAGATAAGAAAAATTGAAAAATATAAAGTAATGGCTGGTTTTGCAGGAGCAGCAGCTGACGCTTTTGCTTTAATGGATAAATTTGAAGCAAAACTTGTTGAGTTTGAAGGAAATTTAAAAAAGTCTGCAGTGGAACTTGCAAAAGAGTGGAGAACAGATAAGGCTTTAAGAGTTTTAGATGCTATGTTAATTGTAGCTGATAAAGATACTATCCTTATCCTTTCTGGGAATGGAGATGTTATAGAGCCAGATGGAAATATAGCAGCTATAGGTAGTGGAGGAAACTATGCTTATGCTGCTGCAAAAGCATTACTAAACCATGTGGACACAATGACAGCAGAAGAGATAGCAAAAGAAGCTATGTCAATAGCTGGAGATATATGTATATACACAAATAAGAATATTATCTGTGATGTAATCTAA
- a CDS encoding tyrosine-type recombinase/integrase, giving the protein MENENFEKNIREYLYFAEFGENKSQNTILSLKKDLFQFSKYLLEIEKTESAKEVSSVMIRGFILFLQENGNSKRTINRKLSSLRSFFKYLVRNNIVYQNPAEIVASPSFSVEKPDVLTIEEINSLREVISLKTANGIRDRLMLELLYSSGITTVELLSVGEGVFDLDKRELYVTNGKNNRIVFFSERVRKYFKDYVEAKKKKYKEKYNPDILFVNGSGNRLSDRSLRRIIDRYAKKAGIEREISPYSFRHTFAVHMLSHGMDVLYVKELMGHVNIESTKLYEQMISGVTLNL; this is encoded by the coding sequence ATGGAAAATGAAAATTTTGAAAAAAATATAAGAGAATATCTATATTTTGCAGAATTTGGAGAGAATAAAAGTCAAAATACTATCTTATCACTAAAGAAAGACCTTTTTCAGTTTTCAAAATATCTTTTAGAGATTGAAAAAACTGAAAGTGCTAAAGAGGTTTCTTCAGTTATGATAAGAGGGTTTATACTTTTTTTGCAGGAAAATGGTAATTCTAAACGTACCATTAATAGGAAGCTCTCTTCTTTAAGATCATTTTTCAAATATCTTGTTAGAAACAATATAGTATACCAAAATCCAGCTGAAATAGTGGCATCTCCATCTTTTTCTGTTGAAAAACCAGATGTATTAACTATTGAAGAGATAAATAGTTTAAGAGAGGTGATTTCACTTAAGACAGCTAATGGAATAAGAGATAGGCTTATGCTTGAGCTTTTATACTCAAGTGGTATTACTACAGTAGAGTTGCTTAGTGTGGGAGAGGGAGTTTTTGATTTAGATAAAAGAGAACTCTATGTTACAAATGGGAAAAATAATAGAATAGTATTTTTTAGTGAAAGAGTTCGTAAATATTTTAAAGACTATGTAGAAGCAAAAAAAAAGAAATATAAGGAAAAATACAATCCAGATATACTTTTTGTCAATGGATCAGGAAATAGATTAAGTGACAGATCCTTGAGAAGAATAATTGATAGATATGCCAAAAAAGCAGGAATAGAAAGAGAGATCAGTCCATATAGCTTTAGGCATACTTTTGCTGTGCATATGCTTTCTCATGGTATGGATGTACTATATGTAAAGGAATTAATGGGACACGTTAATATTGAAAGTACAAAACTTTATGAACAGATGATAAGCGGTGTAACATTGAATTTATAA